In Solanum lycopersicum chromosome 5, SLM_r2.1, the following are encoded in one genomic region:
- the LOC104647283 gene encoding putative pentatricopeptide repeat-containing protein At1g12700, mitochondrial, whose translation MAMEMRRIFLRKCNGIRSISSFHVLHSYSSSQRSEVKGRVGLSSSSNFECLDDAVTLFHQMVTMKPLPSLVYFSKFFKNMIKMKHYSAVISLFRQMLKLGIQIDGVILTSVVNSYCMMHRADCGFWVLSIYLKSGFAFDVVIFTTLIRGFFAENKVKDAVELFKKLVTEEICEPDEVMYATVMNGLSKRGHTQKTLSLLRLMEQGNAKPNIINYNIVIDALCKDGNSDTAINILNEMKQKGIHPDILTYNSLIHSLCKLGRWEKVKTLFSEMVNLNMYPDVRTFNILTDGLCKEGKVEDAEEVMKQMVEKGVEPNVITYNVIMDGYCLRGQLDKARRIFYILIDKGIEPTIFSYNILINGYCKKKKINKAMQLFCEISQKGLKPNIVSYNTILQGLFEVGRIGVAKQLFVEMVSTGPVPNLSTHNTLLDGYFKYGLVEEAMSLFNKLERKTENIDIVSYNIIINGLCKNSKLDEAYAIFEKLSSMGLILNVRTYNTMITGFCLQGLLDEAKDLLRKMEGDNCLPNNVTYNVIVQGYLRCRKINEMVTFMNEMSGRGFSFDATTAKLLVKEISENTSILEMIPKLHTEKKK comes from the coding sequence ATGGCAATGGAGATGAGGAGAATTTTTCTGAGGAAATGTAATGGTATTCGCTCTATCTCTTCGTTTCATGTATTacattcttattcttcttcacAGCGTAGTGAAGTAAAGGGTAGAGTTGGGTTAAGTAGTAGTAGCAATTTTGAGTGCTTAGATGATGCTGTTACTCTCTTCCATCAAATGGTTACAATGAAGCCTCTTCCTTCACTTGTCtatttctctaaattttttaagaatatgaTAAAGATGAAGCATTACTCCGCTGTCATTTCTCTTTTTCGGCAAATGCTGAAATTGGGTATCCAAATTGATGGAGTCATTTTGACTAGTGTCGTTAACAGTTATTGCATGATGCATCGTGCTGATTGTGGATTTTGGGTGTTATCGATTTACTTAAAGAGTGGTTTTGCATTTGATGTTGTCATCTTTACAACCCTAATAAGGGGATTCTTTGCTGAAAATAAGGTTAAAGATGCTGTTGAATTGTTCAAAAAATTGGTTACAGAGGAGATTTGTGAGCCTGATGAAGTCATGTATGCAACCGTCATGAATGGACTCAGTAAAAGGGGTCATACGCAAAAAACTTTAAGTTTGCTACGGTTAATGGAACAAGGGAACGCTAAACCAAATATAATTAACTACAATATCGTAATAGATGCCCTATGCAAAGATGGGAACTCAGATACTGCTATCAACATTTTGAATGAGATGAAGCAAAAGGGCATTCATCCAGACATATTAACGTATAATTCATTGATTCATAGTTTGTGTAAGCTCGGTCGGTGGGAAAAGGTTAAAACTTTGTTCTCGGAGATGGTGAACCTAAATATGTATCCAGATGTGCGCACCTTCAACATACTAACAGATGGACTATGCAAAGAAGGGAAAGTTGAAGATGCCGAAGAAGTAATGAAACAAATGGTTGAAAAGGGTGTCGAGCCTAATGTAATCACCTACAATGTGATAATGGATGGATATTGTTTGCGTGGTCAACTAGATAAAGCGAGGAGAATTTTTTATATCTTGATAGATAAGGGCATTGAGCCTACCATTTTTAGCTATAACATACTAATAAATGGATAttgtaagaaaaagaaaataaacaaggcCATGCAATTGTTTtgtgaaatttctcaaaagggATTAAAGCCTAATATTGTTAGCTACAATACTATCTTGCAAGGTCTGTTTGAAGTTGGAAGAATTGGTGTTGCAAAACAATTGTTTGTTGAGATGGTATCTACTGGGCCGGTACCTAACTTATCCACTCATAACACTTTGCTTGATGGTTATTTTAAGTACGGACTTGTTGAAGAAGCTATGTCACTCTTTAATAAGTTGGAAAGAAAGAcagaaaatattgatattgtatCTTACAATATTATCATTAATGGGTTGTGTAAAAACAGTAAACTCGATGAAGCTTATGCTATTTTTGAGAAGCTTTCTTCAATGGGATTGATTCTGAATGTGAGAACATACAATACAATGATAACTGGATTTTGTCTACAAGGGTTGTTAGATGAAGCTAAAGATCTGCTTAGAAAAATGGAGGGGGACAATTGTCTTCCAAACAATGTCACTTACAATGTTATTGTGCAAGGGTATCTTAGGTGtaggaaaataaatgaaatggtaacttttatgaatgaaatgtctGGGAGGGGCTTCTCATTTGACGCAACTACAGCTAAGTTACTGGTAAAGGAAATAAGTGAGAATACTTCCATCCTTGAGATGATACCAAAGCTCCACACGGAAAAGAAGAAGTGA
- the LOC101252282 gene encoding ethylene-responsive transcription factor ERF116 codes for MKSKIKQDCIDENEVIEIERTIRVKISDPDATESSSDDEKQEKRPKIIVHEIVQKKVKIQSFLLNSKNPLDFYQLPPPRVRKRKYQKKGVSAKSGNPPLMADSQNLDLTKVKTRFSLKNRSPLSFEQSSGKLPPMVRKRKSGKFATEIRDPFSKKRIWLGTFNTPEEASEVYQSKKLEFQEKLEKARNANVDKVISAKFELGSSSSSAPPLMADYQNTDSSNESVDRLKKAKNAKENMVISAKFELGSSSSSDPSLIADSQNTDSSNESGDILKKSKNAKEKMVIFANSEPGSSPSEPILMVDEIDEQLNKAINANVAKGISSKSELGSSSSDQVDAQTSDSSNGVEESDEDLWMGQWIQISGDKEVKFSQKLGVPVVDNYGYLLGEFSKLDDLSISV; via the coding sequence ATGAAATCCAAAATCAAACAAGATTgtattgatgaaaatgaagtaatTGAAATTGAGAGGACAATAAGAGTGAAAATTTCAGACCCAGATGCTACAGAATCATCTTCAGATGATGAAAAACAGGAAAAAAGACCGAAGATTATTGTTCATGAGATTGTTCAGAAAAAGgtaaagattcaatcttttttaCTTAATAGCAAAAACCCATTAGATTTTTATCAATTGCCTCCTCCTAGGGTTCGAAAAAGAAAATATCAGAAGAAGGGTGTTTCTGCAAAATCTGGAAATCCGCCATTAATGGCGGATTCTCAGAATTTGGATTTAACGAAGGTAAAGACTCGTTTTTCACTAAAAAACAGAAGCCCTTTGAGTTTTGAACAATCTTCTGGTAAATTACCTCCTATGGTTCGAAAgagaaaatctggaaaatttgcTACTGAAATTAGAGACCCATTTAGCAAGAAAAGGATTTGGTTGGGTACTTTTAATACTCCTGAAGAAGCTTCTGAGGTTTATCAATCTAAGAAACTTGAGTTTCAGGAGAAGTTGGAAAAGGCTAGAAATGCAAATGTGGATAAGGTTATTTCTGCAAAATTTGAACTTGGGTCTTCTTCTTCGAGTGCTCCGCCATTAATGGCTGATTATCAAAACACAGATTCATCTAATGAGTCAGTTGATAGATTGAAGAAGGCTAAAAATGCAAAAGAGAACATGGTTATTTCTGCAAAATTTGAACTTGGTTCTTCTTCATCGAGTGATCCGTCATTAATTGCTGATTCTCAAAACACAGATTCATCAAATGAGTCAGGTGATATATTGAAGAAGTCCaaaaatgcaaaagaaaaaatggTTATTTTTGCAAACTCTGAACCTGGTTCTTCTCCTAGTGAGCCAATATTAATGGTGGATGAGATTGATGAGCAATTGAATAAGGCTATAAATGCAAATGTGGCAAAGGGTATTTCTTCAAAATCTGAACTTGGTTCTTCTTCTAGTGATCAAGTTGATGCACAAACCTCGGATTCATCGAATGGGGTTGAAGAAAGTGATGAAGATTTGTGGATGGGGCAATGGATACAAATTTCAGGTGATAAAGAAGTTAAATTTTCGCAGAAATTGGGCGTTCCTGTTGTTGACAATTACGGTTATTTGTTAGGTGAATTTAGCAAATTGGATGATCTTAGTATTTCTGTTTGA